The DNA segment ATCTTCTCCCACAACCCGACCGGCTGTTCGGCGACGAAGGAAATCCGCACGATCGACTTCACCGACTTGAAGCCGTACTTCCACGGCACCGCGAGCCGCAGCGGCGCGCCGAACTGATTGGGCGCGGGCTTGCCGTAGACGCCGGTGACAAAGAAGGCGAGGTCGTTGGTCGCCTCCGCCATGGTCAGTCCGTCGACATAGGGCCAGGGATAGGTGAAGCGCCGCTGCCCGGCCGCGACGTCCGGGTTCATGAAGGTTTCCATGCGGACGAATTTCGCGCTGGAGAGCGGCTTCGCGAAGGCGACGAGTTCCTTCACCGGAAAGCCGGTCCAAGGCACCGCCATCGACCACGCCTCGACGCAGCGGTGACGGTAGAGCCGCTCCTCCAGAGGCATCGCGCGGATGATGTCGTCGATGCCGACCTCACGCTCCTTCTCCACCAGGCCGTCGATCTTCACGGTCCAGGGCCGGCGCGGCATCTTCGCCGCGACGTCGGCGATCTGGTAGTTGGAGCGCTCGGAGCCGAACTCGTAGAAATTGTTGTAGTTCGCGCTGATGTCCTCCGGCGTGATCGGCCGTTCGAGGGTGAAGGCGTCGTTGTGCCGGGCGGGATAGAGATCCCGGGTCGGGTCGTTGGCGGGGTCGCCCGGCGCGGGACCGCTGGGCGCCTTGGCACCGCCCAGACCGAGCGCGTCGAGAAAGCCCGCGGCCTCGGCGCCGGCGGACAGGCCCACGGCACCGAGAAGACCGGCGCCCGCACCCAGCAGGGCACGACGGGACATGTAGACGGATTCGGGGGTCGCCGCGCTTTCGGGCAGTTCCCACGATGGCCGACGGCGGATGTGCATGGCGATCTCCTCAAGCAGTGACAGGGAGAATACGCGCGCGGGACCCAATCTATTTCACGCCGGCCTTCAACTAACCGTGCATTTGGAGAAAAAAGTGCCGGCGGCGCCCCACGGCACCGCCGGCGACCTTCACGTCATCAGTTCGAGCGCAGGGACAGGCTGCCGACGCCGACCGCGAGGTTGACGCCGGTCTGGCCTTCGATGCTGAACGGCTGCAGCGCGATGGTGCTCTTGGAGCCACCCACCAGCACGTTGCCGGCGGCGCCGATGCCAAGCGCCACGCTGCCGGACACGCCGACATACTTGCCGTCGAGGTCGCCCGACTGCACGCCGCGCGAGGGCGCCAGGACGGACCACAGCAGCGTGTTGCGGCCGGTGACGCCGACGTCGAGGCCCCAGCGGCGGATGGTGCCCTCATAAGTATAGGTGGCGCCGCGATGGGTCTTGAAGGTGCAGTCGAGCGTCCGCTTGGAGCCGATGATGAAGCTCACCGACTTGCTGCCGACGCAGGACAGCATGCCGACTTCGACACGCTTGGTCGGGGCGGGAGCGGGAGCAGCGGCGGCAAGACTGACGCCGGCGCCGACGACGAGCGCGGCGGCCAGAAGCCCGCGCGACAGTACAGTACGGATCATAAAGGTCACTCCCTGGGGCACGCGCGGCCGGTTCGGGCGAACCAGCGATGGAATGCGCGCGGCGATGTCCGGCCGGTGCGAATGCCCGGCCGGACAGGGAGATATTACCTCAGCGCAGCGAACCGCAGAAGCGCTGGATTCGCAGGCAGGCCTCTTCCACATCCTTGGTCGCGGTGGCGTAGGAAATGCGGAATGCCGGGCCGAGGCCAAAGGCCGAGCCATGCACCACCGCGACGCCCTCGGCTTCGAGCAGCTCGGTCGCGAAGACCTCGTCATTCTCGATCACCTTGCCCGCCGGCGTGGACTTGCCGATCAGGCCCGCGCAGGACGGGTAGACATAGAACGCGCCTTCGGGCTTCGGGCAGGTCAGGCCGGCGGTCTGGTTGAGCATGGAGACGGCAAGGTCACGCCGCTCCTTGAACACCTTGTTGTTGGCGGCGATGAAGTCCTGCGGCCCGTTCAGCGCCTCGACGGCGGCCCACTGCGCGATCGAGTTCGGGTTCGAGGTCGACTGCGACTGCAGCGTGCCGATCGCCTTGATCAGCGCCTCGGGACCCGCCGCGTAGCCGATGCGCCAGCCGGTCATGCAATAGGCCTTGGAGACCCCGTTCATGGTCAGCGTGCGATCGTAGAGCGAGGGCTCGACCTGCACCGGGGTGACGAACTCGAAGTCGTCATAGACCAGGTGCTCGTACATGTCGTCGGTCAGCACCCACACATGGGGGTGCTTCATCAGCACGTCGGTCAGCGCCTTCATCTCGGTGCGGCTGTAGGCGGCGCCGGTCGGGTTCGAGGGCGAGTTGAAGATCAGCCACTTGGTCTTCGGCGTGATCGCGGCCTCGAGATCGGCGGGCTGGAGCTTGAAGTTGTCCTCAAGCCGGGTCTCCACCGGCACCGGGGTGCCGCCGGCGAACTGCACGATATCGGGATAGCTGACCCAGTAGGGCGCGGGGATGACGACCTCGTCGCCCACGTCCAGCGTCGCCACCATAGCGTTGAACAGCACCTGCTTGCCGCCGGTACCGACCGTGACCTGGCTCGGCTTGTAGTCGAGGCCGTTCTCGCGCTTGAACTTGGCGACGATGGCGGCCTTCAGCTCCGGGATGCCGTCCACGGCGGTGTAGCGGGTCTGGTTGTCGCGGATCGCCTTGATCGCGGCTTCCTTGACGTTCTCGGGCGTGTCGAAATCGGGTTCGCCGGCGGCGAGCGCGATCACGTCCCGGCCCGCTGCTTTCAGCTCCCGCGCCTTGTTGGAAATGGCGATGGTCTGGGAGGGATTGATGCGCTTGAGGGCGGAGGAAATGAGGCTCATGGCCGGTCTCCCTGTGGTTGTTGCGCGCGACAACTAGTCGAGCCCTTGCGCACTCGCAAGCGATTCCCCACCTGCTGCCGGGCCCGACGATGCGTTACTCTGACGCCCTTGCCGGGATTCGTTCGGGGATGACGGGACGTCACGCGTGTTCAAGCTCCATGCCATGCAGAGCTCCGGCAATTGCTACAAGGTGTTGCTGGCCCTCGCCAAACTCGGCGTTCCCTTCACGCTGGTCGATGTCGACATCCTGCGCGGCGAGAATCGCACGCCTGAATTCCTGATGAAAAATCCCGAAGGCCGGGTGCCGCTGCTGCAGCTGCCCGGCGGGCGCTTCCTGGCCGAATCCAACGCGATCCTGTTCTACCTCGCCGAGGGTACGCACCTGTTGCCGCAGGCGCCGCTGGCGCGCGCGGAGGTGCTGCGCTGGATGTTCTTCGAGCAGCACAGCCACGAGCC comes from the Ancylobacter pratisalsi genome and includes:
- a CDS encoding DUF992 domain-containing protein; amino-acid sequence: MIRTVLSRGLLAAALVVGAGVSLAAAAPAPAPTKRVEVGMLSCVGSKSVSFIIGSKRTLDCTFKTHRGATYTYEGTIRRWGLDVGVTGRNTLLWSVLAPSRGVQSGDLDGKYVGVSGSVALGIGAAGNVLVGGSKSTIALQPFSIEGQTGVNLAVGVGSLSLRSN
- a CDS encoding pyridoxal phosphate-dependent aminotransferase: MSLISSALKRINPSQTIAISNKARELKAAGRDVIALAAGEPDFDTPENVKEAAIKAIRDNQTRYTAVDGIPELKAAIVAKFKRENGLDYKPSQVTVGTGGKQVLFNAMVATLDVGDEVVIPAPYWVSYPDIVQFAGGTPVPVETRLEDNFKLQPADLEAAITPKTKWLIFNSPSNPTGAAYSRTEMKALTDVLMKHPHVWVLTDDMYEHLVYDDFEFVTPVQVEPSLYDRTLTMNGVSKAYCMTGWRIGYAAGPEALIKAIGTLQSQSTSNPNSIAQWAAVEALNGPQDFIAANNKVFKERRDLAVSMLNQTAGLTCPKPEGAFYVYPSCAGLIGKSTPAGKVIENDEVFATELLEAEGVAVVHGSAFGLGPAFRISYATATKDVEEACLRIQRFCGSLR
- the msrP gene encoding protein-methionine-sulfoxide reductase catalytic subunit MsrP, which gives rise to MHIRRRPSWELPESAATPESVYMSRRALLGAGAGLLGAVGLSAGAEAAGFLDALGLGGAKAPSGPAPGDPANDPTRDLYPARHNDAFTLERPITPEDISANYNNFYEFGSERSNYQIADVAAKMPRRPWTVKIDGLVEKEREVGIDDIIRAMPLEERLYRHRCVEAWSMAVPWTGFPVKELVAFAKPLSSAKFVRMETFMNPDVAAGQRRFTYPWPYVDGLTMAEATNDLAFFVTGVYGKPAPNQFGAPLRLAVPWKYGFKSVKSIVRISFVAEQPVGLWEKIQGREYGFWANVNPDVPHPRWSQATERDIGTGERRPTVIYNGYGEQVASLYAGMSGDKLFM